The Pyrenophora tritici-repentis strain M4 chromosome 3, whole genome shotgun sequence genome has a window encoding:
- a CDS encoding Membrane-bound metallopeptidase, whose amino-acid sequence MNTRNGVLSPVSTDSQDWSPITGYRNMAGDNPYSPTIPPNGYGPGTPDGGMLNGMRPGTGNGNPSPPSSVGRSSDGTGLYASSMSDGSRQMMDPRKMQALEETMSEHFNVLKAYLGPYLNDEKGNPRPSRAKDKLTRLSAVQFQELSTDVYDESIRRETDRKRGGPGAPGNETPKFLLPKNNFHPKRNQARQKLSTLPLERFRQLATDVFYELERRFPRFTGADLPPRSASPAASIASRISNRGPPSRVGTPNSMGGRPPPGGPGYRGPPPMGGPMGGPGGPPMRPGPGSRPGSGNEVSSFGRPLPKTFQSNTIVPNKGTLVEDDDSAADDDDDAFNLEGAATRRQTNKSAKSMSMAQEKMTADLQNQVSELQGKIGSLEASIRDKDDELRRLQDPNSMRDGASASERAEWDQLRSSLEEKLEKAESLNSSLRSEINKLRSENEGVENNLRAQIAKLESQPRQQSFEDGDGNWRQRCEELEQELSEQQQVAEEVRRDASIFLQEMKELSARSDAAAEKEERMANQVTTLEAELKDWKSRYARAKTQLRNLKASSMGLSQLASLDINSYARDTSFTSPDGLVKDVHVTKFQLSIDELLQTARRANPEQTLESMRHVVKCVRSITGDIDSTPLSQLQSPSSSVSGDILGSPERQQAKLKSRVSATANNLITATKNHASSSGLSPVSLLDAAASHLSTAVVELVKLVKVRQTPEDELDAEDEDADRPMPLKPNGNASYGAYLPNDANMNGNGNAPASNYGHQRGRSSKGGSSDTTRYSNYSLPYSGYDRQSAGMNGTNGMNDSGMLEFKNYLEDQTALLVQNIQPLVNLIRSKPDSSPADEQQIYQYIQEISRAVDDTGNKTYDAVNQISNPALKKHAIPVVEVLDECRQNMLAVDIRDGGRERIPPLAFKTARALKELVLRVDRIESGELTVDQTLKIEL is encoded by the exons AtgaacacccgcaatggCGTCCTTTCGCCTGTTTCGACCGACAGTCAGGACTGGTCGCCCATCACCGGCTACCGCAACATGGCCGGCGACAACCCCTACTCTCCCACCATTCCACCCAACGGATACGGTCCGGGCACCCCAGATGGAGGCATGCTCAACGGCATGCGCCCAGGTACAGGCAACGGCAACCCGTCACCGCCGAGTTCCGTAGGCCGCTCGAGCGACGGCACCGGACTGTATGCCTCGAGTATGAGCGACGGCTCCCGCCAAATGATGGATCCGCGAAAGATGCAGGCGCTGGAGGAGACCATGTCGGAACATTTCAATGTGCTCAAGGCATACCTAGGACCCTACCTGAATGACGAAAAAGGCAATCCGCGGCCTAGCAGGGCCAAGGACAAGCTGACCAGGCTGTCAGCCGTGCAATTTCAGGAACTCAGCACCGACGTATACGACGAGTCCATACGTAGAGAGACGGATCGCAAGCGCGGAGGGCCAGGTGCGCCGGGGAACGAGACGCCCAAATTCCTGCTTCCCAAGAACAACTTCCACCCGAAACGCAACCAAGCCAGACAAAAGCTGTCAACCCTGCCTCTCGAGCGCTTCCGTCAACTCGCTACCGACGTCTTCTACGAGCTCGAGCGAAGATTTCCGCGCTTCACCGGAGCCGACCTGCCTCCGCGTTCTGCCAGCCCGGCCGCAAGTATTGCAAGCCGCATAAGCAATAGAGGACCTCCAAGCAGAGTAGGCACACCGAACAGCATGGGCGGCCGACCCCCGCCTGGTGGCCCTGGATATCGAGGGCCGCCTCCAATGGGCGGGCCCATGGGTGGACCAGGAGGCCCTCCAATGCGACCTGGGCCTGGATCGCGGCCTGGATCAGGAAATGAGGTCAGCTCCTTCGGACGCCCTTTGCCCAAAACATTTCAGTCCAACACAATTGTACCGAACAAGGGCACACTCGTAGAAGACGATGACAGTGCGGcagacgacgacgacgatgctTTCAATCTGGAAGGAGCTGCTACACGGCGCCAAACAAATAAAAGCGCAAAAAGCATGAGCATGGCGCAGGAAAAGATGACGGCAGATCTGCAAAACCAGGTTTCGGAGCTGCAGGGCAAAATCGGTTCACTCGAGGCTAGCATACGAGACAAGGATGACGAGCTACGGCGACTTCAAGACCCCAATTCGATGCGAGATGGCGCTTCAGCATCTGAGCGTGCTGAATGGGATCAACTTCGTTCCTCTCTGGAAGAGAAGCTCGAAAAGGCTGAGAGTCTCAACTCGTCACTTCGGTCCGAGATCAACAAACTCCGCAGCGAGAACGAAGGCGTGGAAAACAACTTGCGTGCCCAAATCGCAAAACTTGAATCCCAGCCCCGCCAACAGTCATTCGAGGATGGTGATGGCAATTGGAGACAACGCTGTGAGGAGCTCGAGCAAGAACTGAGCGAGCAACAGCAAGTGGCCGAAGAAGTCCGGAGAGATGCATCCATATTCCTGCAAGAAATGAAGGAGTTATCAGCTCGCAGCGATGCAGCTGCCGAAAAGGAAGAGCGAATGGCAAACCAGGTTACGACACTTGAAGCTGAGCTGAAGGACTGGAAGTCTCGATACGCACGTGCGAAGACGCAACTCAGGAATCTCAAGGCATCCTCTATGGGCCTGTCACAGCTTGCGTCGCTAGACATCAACAGTTACGCACGCGACACTAGTTTTACATCACCCGATGGTTTAGTCAAAGATGTTCATGTGACGAAATTTCAGCTCAGTATCGACGAACTACTGCAGACGGCAAGAAGAGCCAACCCGGAACAAACTCTCGAAAGTATGCGGCATGTAGTCAAGTGTGTGCGGTCTATCACGGGCGATATCGACAGTACTCCACTCTCCCAGCTCCAATCGCCCAGTAGCAGTGTCAGCGGCGATATTCTTGGAAGTCCCGAGAGGCAGCAAGCAAAACTCAAGTCTCGTGTTAGTGCTACGGCGAACAATCTCATCACAGCCACCAAGAACCACGCATCATCCTCTGGACTGTCACCTGTCAGCTTACTGGATGCTGCCGCTAGCCACTTGTCTACAGCCGTTGTCGAACTCGTTAAGCTTGTCAAAGTACGGCAAACCCCGGAAGATGAGCTAGATGCAGAAGACGAAGACGCCGACAGGCCAATGCCTCTGAAACCCAACGGAAATGCCAGCTATGGTGCGTATCTGCCCAATGATGCCAATATGAATGGCAACGGCAACGCCCCCGCTTCAAATTACGGTCACCAACGTGGCCGTAGTAGCAAAGGCGGTAGCAGCGACACGACCCGATACAGCAACTACAGCTTGCCTTACAGTGGTTACGATCGTCAAAGTGCAGGCATGAACGGTACGAACGGCATGAACGACAGCGGCATGCTTGAGTTCAAG AACTACCTCGAAGACCAGACAGCCCTCCTCGTTCAAAACATTCAGCCATTGGTCAACCTCATCCGCTCGAAGCCTGACTCATCGCCCGCCGATGAGCAGCAAATTTATCAATACATCCAAGAAATCTCGCGAGCAGTCGATGACACCGGCAACAAGACTTATGATGCTGTGAACCAAATATCCAATCCTGCTTTGAAAAAGCATGCTATTCCCGTTGTGGAAGTGCTCGACGAATGCAGACAAAACATGCTTGCTGTTGACATCAGGGACGGAGGTCGCGAGCGGATTCCGCCACTTGCCTTCAAGACAGCCAGAGCTCTCAAG GAGCTCGTACTCCGCGTTGACCGCATCGAGTCTGGCGAACTCACCGTTGACCAAACACTGAAGATTGAGCTATGA
- a CDS encoding TNG2, Chromatin remodeling protein, contains PhD zinc finger yields MAIAEDAATVLEQFVHDVANLPAEITHLYEEVQAKDNQIQELRAGIQQRDGSLQKFIKLNGSLVENPKEVAYSKTILANYERAQLLQEEKIGLVEKAAALLDRHVKRLDIKLRDLQNDGSIPTDPQMPSLLRDSPGNLVPPASATNTGANTPLLSISGNQGGGAPNLAQAAAMARITNATNVGINSRLNPSLQNMQTQALLNQQRLTNAQSAIQANARQEREASAGSDSKRRRPTGGIGPLPAASSNLGRQGSIGPGTPKPSTPGSRAGSVGPRPQKNVLTVKKAKPQQPLRKAALTAKSGVNKKRRKGGSRASPSTTADDESVASEAGTEDEDMSGIGGGDAEEDESDDTKYCTCQRVSFGDMVACDNDNCRYQWFHWECVGIKEEPLGDWLCPECRNQAPAKIKRAR; encoded by the exons ATGGCCATCGCAGAGGACGCAGCAACCGTACTGGAGCAGTTTGTACATGATG TCGCAAATCTTCCAGCCGAAATCACGCATCTTTACGAGGAAGTGCAGGCCAAAGACAACCAGATCCAGGAATTACGCGCTGGGATACAGCAACGCGATGGAAGCCTGCAAAAGTTCATCAAGCTCAACGGCAGCCTAGTAGAAAATCCAAAGGAAGTTGCCTATTCGAAGACGATTCTTGCAAACTACGAAAGAGCACAGCTACTGCAAGAAGAGAAGATTGGACTAGTTGAAAAAGCTGCTGCACTT CTCGATCGTCACGTGAAGCGACTGGATATCAAACTGCGAGATCTGCAAAATGATGGGTCGATACCTACTGATCCCCAGATGCCTTCGCTGCTGAGAGACTCACCTGGAAATTTGGTTCCTCCAGCATCGGCGACAAATACGGGTGCCAATACACCGCTGCTTTCCATCTCTGGCAACCAAGGCGGCGGGGCTCCAAACCTTGCGCAAGCAGCTGCCATGGCGCGAATCACCAACGCGACCAATGTAGGTATCAACTCAAGATTGAACCCATCACTACAGAACATGCAAACACAAGCGCTCCTAAACCAGCAGCGGCTCACGAATGCGCAGAGTGCCATACAGGCAAATGCACGACAAGAGCGGGAGGCATCGGCCGGGAGCGACAGCAAGCGGCGCAGACCAACAGGAGGCATTGGGCCCCTCCCTGCAGCATCCTCCAACTTGGGGCGACAAGGCTCGATAGGACCGGGGACCCCTAAACCATCGACACCAGGTTCCCGTGCAGGTAGCGTTGGACCCAGGCCACAGAAAAATGTACTCACAGTGAAGAAGGCGAAACCACAACAACCTCTGCGCAAGGCGGCACTCACTGCAAAGTCCGGGGTGAACAAGAAGCGGCGCAAGGGCGGGTCGCGGGCATCGCCTTCGACGACGGCAGATGATGAGAGCGTGGCGAGCGAGGCAGGCACAGAAGACGAGGACATGTCGGGCATTGGAGGCGGCGATGCAGAAGAGGACGAGTCGGACGACACCAAGTACTGCACCTGTCAGCGTGTCAGCTTCGGCGACATGGTAGCCTGCGACAATGACAACTGTCGGTATCAATGGTTTCATTGGGAGTGTGTGGGCATCAAGGAGGAACCGCTGGGGGACTGGCTGTGTCCCGAGTGCAGGAACCAGGCGCCAGCCAAGATTAAGAGGGCACGTTGA